The nucleotide window GTGGTGTAAAAGAAGTCTTAGAAATTCCAAGAAAAAAGCCAACTCAATGGATAATTTACTTAGATAATCAACCTAAATTTTATGTAGATTTTTTCGATTTAGAAAATGAATCTAATGCTATGATGAATAGTTTGGTTTTATGTGGTAAAAGAGATATTAGAGACGTTTTACAAGTTATAGGGAAAAGAAACAATGTAAAATTATCTATACCCTCAATTTCTAGAATCGGAATTAAAAAGAAACTAAATTCTATAAGAAAAAATATCACATTAGATCCTTTACCAGAAGAATGGTTAAGCTATTCTTTATAGATTTTAATTACCAAATCACCTTTATCGTTCATTGATGCTCTATACATACCTGCTGTATTAAACTCAAAAGACATGTAACCGTTTTTGTCTAGAGCAACAACACCTCCTGTACCACCAAGTTTGGTTAATTTATTTTGAATTACATCTTGTGTGGCTTGTTTTAAGGTTTTTTGTTGATATTCCATCTGAGCAGAAATATCGTAAGCTACTTGGCTTCTTATAAAATATTCACCCCAACCTGTAGAGGAAACTCCACAGGTTAAGTTGTTTGCATAAGTACCTGACCCAATAATTGGAGCATCACCAATTCTACCCCATCTTTTATTGGTCATGCCTCCTGTAGAAGTACCTGCAGCTATATTACCATCTTTATCTAAAGCTACACAACCAACTGTACCAAACTTCGCATTTTTTATATCAGCATCATAAAAAGCTGCTGTCTTATCATCATGATCTAATTCTGTTTTTTCTCTTTCTTTAATTCTTTCTAAAGATTTAAACCTTCTTTCTGTATAAAAATAGCTAGGGTCAACAATCTCCAATCCTTTTTCTTTTGCAAAAATACTTGCTCCTGCACCAGAAAGCATTACATGTTCTGAATCTGTCATAACTTTAATAGCTAATTCAATAGGACTTTTTACATCTGTAACACCTGCAACAGCACCTGCATTTAATGTTTTACCATCCATAAAAGAAGCATCTAATTCATTGGTTCCAGAATTGGTAAATACAGCACCTTTACCAGCATTAAATAATGGTGATTCCTCCATTACTTGAATTGTTTTCATTACTGCTTCTTGGCTTGTTCCTCCATTTTTTAAAATTGCATGACCAACTTTAATTGCCTCTTCTAATTTAGATTTATACTCAGCCTCTTTTTCATCAGACATATTTTTCTTTAAAATAGTTCCTGCACCTCCATGAATTATAATTGCAAAATCATTAATTTTTTCTTGTTGATTGGCTATTATAGTTGATTTATTATCAGTTTCTGAATTTTCAGTAGTTGTAGTACAACCTACAGTTAGCATTAAAAAAGTAATTAAAAGCTTAAATTTTTTCATCTAATTGTTATATTTTAAACAAATAACATTGTTTTTGTTAATTTTTTATATGTATGTTTTTATTCGTAAATTCGTTCTTCGAATTTAAACAACTAAAATTAGACTACAAAATGACAAATTTTGGAATAACTGAAGTATTGCAACAACTTGGTTTAAAAGATATAAATGAAGGTACATCTACTGGCTCTAATAACTTTTCTAATGGAGAACTTATTGAGTCTTATTCACCTGTAGATGGCAAATTAATTGGTAAAGTAAAAACAACCACTAAAGAAGACTATGAAAAGGTTATTACAACTGCTTCTGAGGCCTTTTTAACTTGGAGAGACAAACCTGCTCCTCAAAGAGGAGAAATTGTACGTCAGTTTGGAAATAAATTAAGAGATTTAAAAGAACCTTTAGGTAAATTAGTTTCTTATGAAATGGGAAAATCTTTACAAGAAGGTTATGGAGAAGTCCAAGAAATGATTGATATCTGCGATTTTGCAGTAGGTTTATCTCGCCAATTAAATGGACAAACAATTCCTTCTGAAAG belongs to Polaribacter dokdonensis and includes:
- a CDS encoding isoaspartyl peptidase/L-asparaginase family protein; translation: MKKFKLLITFLMLTVGCTTTTENSETDNKSTIIANQQEKINDFAIIIHGGAGTILKKNMSDEKEAEYKSKLEEAIKVGHAILKNGGTSQEAVMKTIQVMEESPLFNAGKGAVFTNSGTNELDASFMDGKTLNAGAVAGVTDVKSPIELAIKVMTDSEHVMLSGAGASIFAKEKGLEIVDPSYFYTERRFKSLERIKEREKTELDHDDKTAAFYDADIKNAKFGTVGCVALDKDGNIAAGTSTGGMTNKRWGRIGDAPIIGSGTYANNLTCGVSSTGWGEYFIRSQVAYDISAQMEYQQKTLKQATQDVIQNKLTKLGGTGGVVALDKNGYMSFEFNTAGMYRASMNDKGDLVIKIYKE